The following are from one region of the Streptomyces changanensis genome:
- a CDS encoding glycoside hydrolase family 13 protein: MTQSLVAAQTAHTSPVTGWWREAVIYQVYPRSFADANGDGMGDLPGITSRLPYLRDLGVDAVWLSPFYSSPQADAGYDVADYRVVDPMFGTLDDAVVLIGEAHRLGLRILVDLVPNHCSDQHQWFQQALREGPGSRLRERFHFRDGLGEDGELPPNDWESVFGGPAWTRTKNPDGTPGQWYLHLFAPQQPDFNWEHPAVRDEFGSILRFWLDLGADGFRIDVAHGLVKADGLPDLGDHERMRLLGNDAGPCFDQDGVHEIYRHWHTIFAEYADERIGVAEAWAPTLERTANYVRPDELHQAFNFQYLATAWQAEPLRDVIEGTLNAMRPVGAPATWVLSNHDVTRHATRFANPPGLGTQIREPGDRELGLRRARAASLLMLALPGSAYIYQGEELGLPDVTDLPDEVRQDPAYFRGAGQDGFRDGCRVPIPWTTEGTSYGFGTGGSWLPQPDTWGELSVEAQTGAPGSTLEMYRSALALRRRHPALGGADNLRWLPSPDGVLIFERTTGGGPTFICTVNVTGDPVTVDTPGTPLMASAHITVGNARTVLPADSTVWWTTA; encoded by the coding sequence ATGACCCAGTCGCTCGTCGCTGCCCAGACCGCGCACACCAGCCCCGTAACAGGCTGGTGGCGGGAGGCGGTGATCTACCAGGTCTACCCCCGCAGCTTCGCCGACGCCAACGGCGACGGCATGGGCGACCTGCCCGGCATCACCAGCCGCCTGCCCTACCTGCGCGACCTCGGCGTCGACGCCGTGTGGCTGTCGCCGTTCTACTCCTCCCCGCAGGCCGACGCCGGCTACGACGTCGCCGACTACCGGGTCGTCGACCCGATGTTCGGCACCCTCGACGACGCCGTCGTCCTCATCGGCGAAGCACACCGTCTGGGCCTGCGCATACTCGTCGACCTCGTCCCCAACCACTGCTCGGACCAGCACCAGTGGTTCCAGCAGGCCCTGCGCGAGGGACCCGGCTCCCGCCTGCGCGAACGGTTCCACTTCCGCGACGGCCTGGGCGAGGACGGCGAGCTGCCGCCCAACGACTGGGAGTCCGTCTTCGGCGGCCCGGCCTGGACCCGCACGAAGAACCCCGACGGAACCCCGGGCCAGTGGTACCTGCACCTGTTCGCCCCGCAGCAGCCCGACTTCAACTGGGAACACCCTGCGGTCCGCGACGAGTTCGGATCCATCCTGCGCTTCTGGCTCGACCTGGGCGCCGACGGCTTCCGCATCGACGTCGCCCACGGCCTGGTCAAGGCCGATGGCCTGCCCGACCTCGGCGACCACGAGCGGATGCGGCTGCTCGGCAACGACGCCGGTCCCTGCTTCGACCAGGACGGCGTCCACGAGATCTACCGCCACTGGCACACCATCTTCGCCGAGTACGCCGACGAGCGGATCGGCGTCGCCGAGGCGTGGGCCCCGACCCTGGAGCGGACCGCGAACTACGTCCGCCCCGACGAACTGCACCAGGCGTTCAACTTCCAGTACCTCGCCACCGCCTGGCAAGCCGAGCCGCTGCGCGACGTCATCGAGGGCACCCTGAACGCGATGCGCCCCGTCGGCGCCCCCGCCACCTGGGTCCTGTCCAACCACGACGTCACCCGGCACGCCACCCGCTTCGCCAACCCGCCCGGCCTGGGCACCCAGATCCGCGAGCCCGGGGACCGCGAACTCGGCCTGCGCCGCGCCCGCGCCGCGAGCCTGCTCATGCTCGCCCTGCCCGGCTCCGCCTACATCTACCAGGGCGAGGAACTGGGCCTCCCGGACGTCACCGACCTGCCCGACGAGGTCCGCCAAGACCCCGCCTACTTCCGCGGCGCCGGCCAGGACGGCTTCCGCGACGGCTGCCGAGTCCCCATCCCCTGGACCACCGAAGGCACCTCCTACGGCTTCGGGACCGGCGGCTCCTGGCTGCCACAGCCCGACACCTGGGGCGAGCTCAGCGTCGAGGCCCAGACCGGCGCCCCGGGCTCCACCCTGGAGATGTACCGTTCCGCCCTCGCCCTGCGCCGCAGGCACCCCGCCCTCGGCGGCGCAGACAACCTGCGCTGGCTCCCGAGCCCCGACGGCGTCCTCATCTTCGAGCGCACCACCGGGGGCGGACCCACGTTCATCTGTACCGTCAACGTCACCGGCGACCCGGTCACCGTCGACACCCCCGGTACGCCCCTGATGGCCAGCGCCCACATCACTGTGGGCAACGCCCGGACCGTCCTGCCCGCGGACTCCACCGTCTGGTGGACCACCGCCTGA